In Gordonia iterans, the following proteins share a genomic window:
- the glmU gene encoding bifunctional UDP-N-acetylglucosamine diphosphorylase/glucosamine-1-phosphate N-acetyltransferase GlmU, producing MTNDDQLAVIVLAAGAGTRMKSKTPKILHSLAGRSLVHHALRAAEEVGPDHVIPVVSHEREKVTAEIQRVAGHLGDVLTVAVQDEPLGTGDAARAGLSGLPEDFSGTVLVTVADAPLLDGPTLRALIDTHTAEPAAAVTLTSFLVDDPTGYGRIERTDGEVTAIVEHKDANEAQRSIDEVNAGIYAFDAAVLRTALAGLSTDNAQGEYYLTDVVQIAREAGRTVRAHVVDDPAVVAGCNDRVQLAELAAELNRRIVRRHQLAGVTVIDPATTWIDVDVEIGQDVTVEPGTQLRGRTVIGPDAVVGPDTTLTDVVVGAGARVIRTHGSASTVGAGAAVGPFAFLRPDTDLGDGGKIGAFVEVKNSQIGAGTKVPHLTYVGDAEIGEHTNIGASSVFVNYDGENKHRTVIGSHCRTGSDNMFVAPVTVGDGAYTGAGTVVRQDVPAGALAVSAGPQRNIPDWVQTKRPTSRAAQAARAAQNQTGPDQAAQQESTP from the coding sequence TTGACGAACGACGACCAGCTCGCCGTCATCGTTCTGGCTGCCGGTGCCGGAACCCGGATGAAGTCCAAGACCCCGAAGATCCTGCACTCCCTGGCCGGACGGTCCCTGGTCCACCACGCGCTCCGCGCCGCCGAGGAGGTCGGGCCCGACCACGTGATTCCGGTGGTCAGCCACGAGCGCGAGAAGGTCACTGCCGAGATCCAGCGCGTGGCCGGGCACCTCGGCGACGTCCTGACCGTCGCCGTGCAAGACGAGCCGCTCGGCACCGGCGACGCCGCCCGGGCCGGCCTCTCCGGCCTGCCCGAGGACTTTTCCGGCACGGTCCTGGTGACCGTCGCCGACGCTCCCCTGCTGGACGGGCCGACACTGCGCGCACTGATCGACACGCACACCGCCGAACCGGCTGCCGCGGTCACGCTGACCAGCTTCCTCGTCGACGATCCCACCGGATACGGGCGGATCGAAAGGACCGACGGCGAGGTCACGGCGATCGTCGAGCACAAGGATGCGAACGAGGCCCAGCGCTCGATCGACGAGGTCAACGCCGGCATCTACGCGTTCGACGCGGCGGTGCTGCGCACCGCTCTGGCCGGTCTGTCCACCGACAACGCGCAGGGCGAGTACTACCTGACCGACGTGGTGCAGATCGCCCGGGAGGCCGGGCGCACGGTCCGTGCGCACGTGGTCGACGATCCCGCCGTCGTGGCCGGCTGCAACGACCGCGTCCAGCTCGCCGAGCTCGCCGCCGAACTGAACCGCCGCATCGTGCGCCGCCACCAACTGGCCGGCGTCACGGTGATCGACCCGGCCACCACGTGGATCGACGTCGACGTGGAGATCGGGCAGGACGTGACCGTCGAGCCCGGCACCCAGCTGCGCGGCCGCACCGTGATCGGCCCGGACGCGGTGGTCGGCCCGGACACCACCCTCACCGACGTCGTGGTCGGCGCCGGGGCCCGGGTGATCCGCACACACGGCAGCGCCTCGACCGTCGGCGCGGGCGCCGCCGTCGGCCCGTTCGCCTTCCTGCGCCCGGACACCGACCTCGGCGACGGAGGCAAGATCGGTGCCTTCGTCGAGGTGAAGAACTCGCAGATCGGCGCCGGCACCAAGGTTCCGCACCTCACCTACGTGGGAGATGCCGAGATCGGTGAACACACCAACATCGGCGCGTCGAGCGTCTTCGTCAACTACGACGGCGAGAACAAGCACCGCACCGTGATCGGTTCGCATTGCCGGACCGGATCGGACAACATGTTCGTCGCACCGGTGACGGTCGGCGACGGCGCGTACACCGGCGCCGGGACCGTCGTGCGGCAGGACGTCCCGGCCGGGGCCCTCGCGGTGTCGGCCGGTCCGCAGCGCAACATCCCCGACTGGGTCCAGACCAAACGACCCACCAGCCGGGCGGCTCAGGCGGCCCGTGCAGCCCAGAACCAGACCGGACCCGACCAGGCAGCCCAACAGGAGAGCACCCCATGA
- the fabG gene encoding 3-oxoacyl-ACP reductase FabG: MSTQKVAIVTGAARGIGAAVARRLAEDGLAVAVLDLDAAACADTVEAIAAAGGQAIAVGADVSDEEQVATAVDTVIAELGAPTVLVNNAGVLRDNLLFKMSVSDWDTVMAVHLRGAFLMSRACQRHMLEAGWGRIVNLSSTSALGNRGQANYSAAKAGMQGFTKTLALELGKFGVTANAIAPGFIETDMTRATAERIGVPFDDFIKACAEDTAVKIAGQPEDIANAVSFFADERARYVSGQVLYVAGGPKA; this comes from the coding sequence ATGAGCACTCAGAAAGTAGCAATTGTCACCGGTGCGGCCCGCGGGATCGGCGCCGCCGTCGCTCGTCGTCTGGCTGAAGACGGCCTGGCCGTCGCCGTCCTGGATCTGGATGCGGCCGCCTGCGCCGACACCGTGGAGGCCATCGCGGCCGCCGGCGGGCAGGCGATCGCCGTGGGCGCCGACGTGTCCGACGAGGAGCAGGTCGCCACGGCCGTCGACACCGTGATCGCCGAGCTGGGGGCGCCGACCGTCCTGGTGAACAACGCCGGAGTCCTGCGTGACAACTTGCTGTTCAAGATGAGCGTCTCGGACTGGGACACCGTCATGGCCGTCCATCTGCGCGGCGCGTTCCTGATGAGCCGTGCGTGCCAGCGGCACATGCTGGAGGCCGGCTGGGGACGCATCGTCAACCTCTCGAGCACGTCGGCGCTGGGCAATCGGGGCCAGGCCAACTACTCGGCGGCCAAGGCCGGCATGCAGGGCTTCACCAAGACGCTCGCGCTGGAGCTGGGCAAATTCGGCGTGACCGCCAACGCGATCGCTCCGGGATTCATCGAGACCGACATGACCCGGGCGACCGCCGAGCGCATCGGAGTGCCGTTCGACGACTTCATCAAGGCCTGCGCCGAGGACACCGCGGTGAAGATCGCCGGGCAGCCCGAGGACATCGCCAACGCGGTCTCGTTCTTCGCCGACGAGCGCGCCCGCTACGTCAGCGGCCAGGTGCTCTACGTGGCCGGCGGCCCGAAGGCCTGA
- a CDS encoding oxygenase MpaB family protein produces the protein MTQLNRRTALKGGALGAAALLTGAQATPWTWSPAGSVPGRGVGADPAGVWDPDCDAVIADLAKRGQLPRVNALLKHWTKNGQPLPAGLPKDLRDFLTEARRLPDWTDHRKLAAAVKFNEKRGTYLGVIYGFVSGMMSTVIPREARAVYYSKGGHDLKDRITKTAKLGYDIGTHNAYAPDGEMVVTCVKTRLAHSGVRHLLPKSPHWSGGAESGEKLPISQADMMVTWHSLPTSAMRQFRKWGVPVDPAEGAGFLHSWQLAAHLLGIKDEYIPANWTTAESQAGQVLDPILAPTTEGRKLASMLLDLGYHLDLTILSRGVLGAITRYMLGDEIAGWLHIPREPVWSPLLETAWGPYVLVREGLLTGGVPEQAYWLFDEFLRQFVLLYMSELRLPINIEIPVMNNPKYR, from the coding sequence ATGACCCAACTCAACCGCAGGACCGCGCTGAAGGGCGGCGCGCTGGGCGCCGCGGCACTGCTGACCGGCGCCCAGGCCACACCCTGGACCTGGTCTCCGGCCGGTTCGGTGCCCGGACGGGGCGTCGGCGCGGACCCGGCCGGGGTCTGGGATCCCGATTGCGACGCCGTGATCGCCGATCTGGCGAAGCGCGGTCAGCTCCCTCGGGTGAACGCCCTGCTCAAACACTGGACCAAGAACGGTCAGCCGCTCCCCGCCGGCCTCCCGAAAGACCTCCGCGACTTCCTGACCGAGGCGCGCCGCCTCCCGGACTGGACCGACCACCGCAAGCTGGCCGCCGCGGTCAAGTTCAACGAGAAGCGCGGCACCTACCTCGGAGTGATCTACGGCTTCGTCAGCGGGATGATGAGCACCGTCATCCCCCGTGAGGCGCGCGCGGTCTACTACTCCAAGGGCGGGCACGACCTCAAGGACCGGATCACCAAGACGGCCAAACTCGGCTACGACATCGGCACCCACAACGCCTACGCGCCCGACGGCGAGATGGTGGTCACCTGTGTCAAGACGCGACTGGCGCACTCGGGTGTGCGCCATCTGCTCCCGAAGTCGCCGCACTGGTCGGGCGGGGCCGAGTCCGGCGAGAAGCTGCCGATCAGCCAGGCCGACATGATGGTCACCTGGCACAGCCTGCCGACCAGCGCGATGCGCCAGTTCCGCAAGTGGGGCGTCCCGGTGGATCCGGCGGAGGGCGCCGGGTTCCTCCACTCGTGGCAGCTCGCCGCGCACCTGCTCGGGATCAAGGACGAGTACATCCCCGCGAACTGGACCACGGCCGAGTCGCAGGCCGGCCAGGTTCTGGACCCGATCTTGGCGCCCACCACCGAGGGCCGGAAACTCGCGAGCATGCTGCTCGACCTGGGCTACCACCTCGACCTGACGATCCTCAGCCGGGGCGTCCTGGGCGCGATCACCCGGTACATGCTCGGCGACGAGATCGCCGGCTGGCTGCACATTCCGCGCGAGCCCGTCTGGTCGCCGCTCCTGGAGACGGCGTGGGGACCCTATGTGCTGGTCCGCGAGGGCCTGCTCACCGGCGGCGTCCCGGAACAGGCCTACTGGCTGTTCGACGAGTTTCTGCGCCAGTTCGTGCTGCTGTACATGTCCGAGCTCCGGCTCCCGATCAACATCGAGATCCCGGTGATGAACAACCCCAAGTACCGGTGA
- a CDS encoding TetR/AcrR family transcriptional regulator: MGTKTVVAQGDPIEGTFIERALREAADGAGRREDKTRTKLLDAAYEQFCETGIARASMEEVARRAGTARITIYRKFDSKDALVDAVMLRELQRYFVEFAAEVAAAETVEDRLVAGFVTALRTIGSNPLITKLLETEPALVPGLVGGGDRRTMFEVRDFVAQQLRREQEAGRIAPEISTLVAADLMVRISGSLLTSPSDLFGFDDEAALTDVARRFILPLVGLGSARPR; the protein is encoded by the coding sequence GTGGGCACGAAAACTGTTGTGGCCCAGGGCGACCCGATTGAGGGAACGTTCATCGAGCGCGCACTACGCGAGGCCGCGGACGGGGCCGGGCGACGCGAGGACAAGACCCGCACCAAACTCCTGGATGCCGCATACGAGCAGTTCTGCGAGACGGGTATCGCCCGGGCCTCGATGGAGGAGGTCGCGCGACGGGCCGGCACCGCCCGGATCACCATCTACCGGAAGTTCGACAGCAAGGATGCGCTGGTCGACGCCGTGATGCTGCGGGAGTTACAGCGGTACTTCGTGGAGTTCGCCGCCGAAGTCGCGGCGGCTGAGACGGTGGAGGATCGACTCGTCGCCGGCTTCGTCACCGCGCTCCGGACCATCGGCAGCAATCCGCTGATCACCAAGCTTCTGGAGACCGAACCGGCGCTCGTGCCCGGACTGGTCGGCGGTGGGGATCGACGGACCATGTTCGAGGTCCGCGACTTCGTCGCTCAGCAGCTGCGCCGCGAGCAGGAGGCCGGCCGCATCGCGCCGGAGATCTCCACGCTGGTGGCTGCCGATCTGATGGTGCGTATCAGCGGTTCGCTGCTGACGTCGCCGAGCGACCTGTTCGGGTTCGACGACGAGGCCGCGCTGACCGACGTCGCCCGCCGGTTCATTCTTCCCCTTGTCGGGCTCGGGAGCGCTCGGCCTCGCTGA
- a CDS encoding oxygenase MpaB family protein: MKYLPDLGKRRPRLTNAQTRIAIDTPKRRQVSEIEPIHVRESMEFWSLAGAAANVIMQLGWPEVAYGVMESKVESGSLMKHPWKRARTTTQYLTVAILGSDEEKAAFREAVNSAHRRVRSDDASPVKYNAFNRELQLWVAACLYVGVEDTHQLLHGAMTDEELETYYQTGKVLGTTLQVPEEMWPATRADFDVYWNIASERIVVDEKTRAFGQDLVDLKMISPLIRLPFVGLLRFLTIGFLPPLLREQLDLTWTDGDRRRFENLFTFVSVVNRFLPRWIRMGSTTVMLKDLQVRMNRHRDLI, encoded by the coding sequence ATGAAGTACCTGCCCGATCTAGGCAAGCGCAGGCCTCGTCTGACCAACGCGCAGACCCGGATCGCCATCGACACGCCCAAGAGGCGGCAGGTCAGTGAGATCGAGCCGATCCACGTCCGGGAGTCGATGGAGTTCTGGTCGCTCGCCGGCGCCGCCGCGAACGTCATCATGCAACTGGGCTGGCCGGAGGTCGCCTACGGCGTCATGGAAAGCAAGGTCGAATCCGGATCGCTGATGAAGCACCCGTGGAAGCGGGCCCGGACCACCACGCAGTATCTCACTGTCGCGATTCTCGGCAGCGACGAGGAGAAGGCCGCCTTCCGGGAGGCCGTGAACTCCGCCCATCGGCGCGTGCGGTCGGACGACGCGAGCCCGGTGAAGTACAACGCCTTCAATCGCGAGCTGCAGTTGTGGGTGGCGGCCTGCCTCTACGTGGGCGTCGAAGACACCCACCAGTTGCTTCACGGCGCGATGACCGATGAGGAACTGGAAACCTACTACCAAACCGGCAAGGTGCTGGGAACCACGTTGCAGGTGCCGGAGGAGATGTGGCCCGCCACGCGCGCCGACTTCGACGTCTACTGGAACATCGCGTCCGAACGCATCGTCGTCGACGAGAAGACCCGGGCATTCGGGCAGGACCTGGTCGACTTGAAGATGATCAGCCCACTGATCCGCCTCCCGTTCGTGGGTTTGCTGCGCTTTCTCACCATCGGCTTCCTGCCGCCCCTGCTGCGCGAGCAGCTCGACCTGACGTGGACCGACGGAGATCGCCGGCGATTCGAGAATCTCTTCACCTTCGTGTCGGTCGTCAACAGGTTTCTGCCGCGCTGGATCCGGATGGGCAGCACCACGGTGATGTTGAAGGACCTCCAGGTACGGATGAATCGCCATAGGGACCTGATCTGA
- a CDS encoding ABC transporter permease, with protein MGIPATYSPPGARRLMRAKASIDTGLANLGQFVTFVWLTVRYTPSTLIRYPRQTVKTVTDLAWGRGAVIVGGGTALVMVALGITAGATVAIIAHSTLGLLGMGSLTGAVTSFAITREFAPILAAVAFAIQAGCRMTAEIGSMRIDEEIDALEVIGVHSMSFVVTTRVIAGMITTIPTFLVALVASYLSSSLVVVLRDESPGAYTHYFEQFVNAPDLVLATVKCVVFVVAVTMIHCYKGFFASGGPEGVGVASGRAVRASLVAIMVLDLILTLAFWGVSSPPKTSSIGDA; from the coding sequence ATGGGGATCCCCGCGACCTATAGCCCGCCGGGCGCACGGCGGCTGATGCGCGCGAAGGCGTCGATTGACACCGGGCTCGCGAACCTCGGGCAGTTCGTCACCTTCGTGTGGCTCACCGTCCGCTATACTCCGTCGACGCTGATCCGGTATCCGCGTCAGACGGTGAAGACGGTGACCGATCTCGCATGGGGTCGCGGAGCCGTGATCGTCGGTGGCGGTACCGCCCTGGTGATGGTGGCGCTCGGCATCACCGCGGGGGCGACCGTGGCGATCATCGCCCACAGCACACTCGGCCTGCTCGGCATGGGTTCGCTGACCGGAGCGGTCACGTCGTTCGCGATCACCCGCGAGTTCGCGCCGATCCTCGCGGCCGTGGCCTTCGCGATTCAGGCGGGCTGCCGGATGACCGCCGAGATCGGCTCCATGCGCATCGACGAGGAGATCGACGCGCTGGAGGTCATCGGAGTCCACTCGATGTCGTTCGTCGTGACGACCCGGGTGATCGCCGGCATGATCACGACGATTCCGACGTTCCTCGTGGCGCTGGTCGCGAGCTATCTGAGCAGTTCGCTGGTCGTCGTGTTGCGAGACGAATCGCCGGGTGCGTACACGCACTATTTCGAACAGTTCGTCAACGCGCCGGACCTGGTGCTCGCCACGGTCAAGTGCGTCGTCTTCGTCGTGGCCGTCACGATGATTCATTGCTACAAGGGCTTCTTCGCCTCCGGCGGGCCGGAGGGTGTGGGAGTGGCCTCCGGGCGCGCCGTGCGTGCGAGTCTCGTCGCGATCATGGTGCTCGATCTCATTCTGACCCTGGCGTTCTGGGGCGTCAGCTCGCCACCGAAGACGTCGTCAATCGGGGACGCCTGA
- a CDS encoding MlaE family ABC transporter permease translates to MSAPTQAERESPRSIFVENFSDNALGPVRTLGRTFRLAILTVLQTGLGIVSGRLKVREAVVMGWYLISVTAIPAFLMAIPFGIIVTIQIGNIINQLGAQSLLGAASGFAVIQQAAPLASGVLLGGAGASAIAADLGSRTVREEIDAMRTMGIDPIERLVVPRVIAAAVVGPLLALFIITVGVLAAFYLAVIVQGVGPGSYWQSFGSFATQRDLILAMVKASVFGVLIAVIGCQRGLEAKGGPRGIADGVNATVVVATVGILAINFIITLIYTVFFPMQIG, encoded by the coding sequence ATGAGTGCACCTACGCAGGCGGAACGAGAGTCGCCGCGAAGCATCTTCGTGGAGAACTTCTCCGATAACGCCCTGGGTCCGGTCCGTACGCTCGGGCGGACGTTTCGCCTGGCGATCCTGACCGTGCTGCAGACCGGCCTCGGCATCGTGAGCGGCCGGTTGAAGGTCCGAGAAGCAGTGGTGATGGGCTGGTACCTCATCAGTGTGACCGCGATCCCGGCGTTCTTGATGGCGATCCCGTTCGGGATCATCGTCACGATCCAGATCGGCAACATCATCAATCAGCTCGGTGCGCAATCGCTCCTGGGTGCGGCGAGTGGATTCGCTGTGATCCAGCAGGCCGCGCCGTTGGCTTCGGGCGTCCTGCTCGGCGGTGCGGGAGCGTCCGCGATCGCCGCGGATCTCGGTTCCCGGACGGTACGGGAGGAGATCGACGCGATGCGGACGATGGGGATCGATCCGATCGAACGCCTCGTGGTCCCCCGGGTCATCGCGGCCGCAGTGGTCGGGCCGCTGCTGGCGCTCTTCATCATCACGGTCGGCGTGCTCGCCGCGTTCTATCTGGCGGTGATCGTGCAGGGCGTGGGGCCCGGCAGCTACTGGCAGTCGTTCGGTTCGTTCGCGACGCAGCGGGACCTGATTCTGGCGATGGTCAAGGCCTCCGTCTTCGGGGTGCTGATCGCCGTGATCGGCTGCCAGCGGGGACTGGAAGCCAAGGGCGGTCCGCGGGGAATCGCCGACGGCGTCAACGCCACGGTCGTGGTGGCCACGGTGGGGATCCTGGCCATCAATTTCATCATCACGCTGATCTACACGGTCTTCTTCCCGATGCAGATCGGATGA
- a CDS encoding oxygenase MpaB family protein — translation MLDEPSSCLLWPRAALMQLAHPAIAHTEVESGAYANRGTERWRATMEYLRLVAGADDETLRFLVREVNRIHASVRRP, via the coding sequence GTGCTCGACGAACCGAGCAGCTGTCTGCTGTGGCCCCGGGCCGCGCTGATGCAGCTGGCGCATCCCGCCATCGCACACACGGAGGTCGAGAGCGGTGCGTACGCGAACCGTGGCACCGAGCGATGGCGGGCGACGATGGAATACCTACGCCTCGTGGCCGGTGCCGACGACGAGACGCTCCGGTTCCTGGTTCGCGAGGTCAATCGGATCCATGCCTCGGTGCGGCGCCCGTAA
- a CDS encoding glycosyltransferase family 2 protein: MTASVVIAYYRGLPDLDVQLRALTRQDYDGAFDVVVSDNEGSEQLDAYLARHPAREVLALRRVDSSDVAGTTHARNVGTRAAVYDFIVYCDQDDAVHPGWLRAMVEAGREGHLVGGPLERETLNDPVVAAWRELPEPSEAFVMGRFLPITFGCNLGIRRDVFDAVGGGDESYPTAASDVEFCWRVQTAGYRFIHAPEALVAFRFRTGLLETWAQAVDYGCEEARVAKQYGAPGRQWWWFPVHAGVSLGMAPVWPWSWSRRRLGQWVWITGNLVGRIRGSMKYRTLYW, translated from the coding sequence ATGACGGCCTCGGTGGTGATCGCGTATTACCGGGGACTGCCCGACCTCGACGTGCAGCTCCGGGCGCTCACCCGGCAAGACTACGACGGGGCCTTCGATGTGGTCGTCAGCGACAACGAGGGGAGCGAACAGCTCGACGCGTACCTGGCGAGACACCCGGCGCGAGAGGTGCTGGCGCTCCGGCGAGTCGACTCGTCGGACGTCGCCGGAACCACGCACGCACGGAACGTGGGGACCCGGGCCGCGGTCTACGACTTCATCGTCTACTGCGACCAGGACGACGCGGTGCACCCGGGCTGGTTACGGGCGATGGTGGAGGCCGGGCGCGAGGGCCACCTCGTCGGCGGTCCACTGGAACGCGAGACGCTGAACGATCCGGTCGTCGCGGCCTGGCGGGAACTGCCGGAACCGAGCGAGGCGTTCGTGATGGGGCGATTCCTGCCGATCACGTTCGGCTGCAACCTCGGAATCCGGCGCGACGTGTTCGACGCCGTCGGCGGCGGGGACGAGTCGTATCCGACGGCGGCCAGCGACGTCGAGTTCTGCTGGCGGGTGCAGACGGCCGGCTACCGCTTCATCCATGCCCCCGAGGCCCTGGTCGCCTTTCGGTTTCGCACCGGTTTGCTGGAGACGTGGGCGCAGGCGGTCGACTACGGGTGTGAGGAAGCCCGGGTCGCCAAGCAGTACGGCGCACCCGGTCGCCAATGGTGGTGGTTTCCGGTCCATGCCGGGGTCAGCCTCGGCATGGCGCCGGTCTGGCCGTGGTCGTGGTCGCGCCGGCGGTTGGGGCAGTGGGTCTGGATCACCGGCAACCTGGTCGGGCGGATCCGCGGAAGCATGAAGTACCGCACGCTCTACTGGTGA
- a CDS encoding TetR/AcrR family transcriptional regulator has protein sequence MAVGRPDKSSEEVVKAPRARMTGAQRRLQLIEVARGLFAERGFEGTSIEEVAQRAGVSKPIVYEHFGGKEGLYAVVVDREMETLLEMVTSSLSKNRSLYRIQQVALALLTYMEERTEGFQILVRGESTAESASGEATRYGSLLNDAISQVEHILAGDFERRGFDPALAPLYAQALVGMVSVTAQWWLDVREPPKEVVAAHLVNLCWNGLTRLEANPVLVGPDYTEPDPETVVVEVDAEE, from the coding sequence ATGGCAGTGGGTCGGCCGGACAAGAGTTCCGAAGAAGTCGTGAAGGCGCCGCGGGCGCGAATGACGGGCGCGCAGCGTCGTCTGCAACTGATCGAGGTGGCGCGCGGGCTGTTCGCCGAGCGCGGGTTCGAGGGCACCTCCATCGAGGAGGTCGCGCAGCGAGCCGGCGTCTCCAAGCCCATCGTGTACGAGCACTTCGGCGGCAAAGAGGGACTGTATGCCGTCGTCGTCGATCGGGAGATGGAGACTCTCCTGGAGATGGTGACGTCGTCGCTCAGCAAGAACCGGTCCTTGTACCGGATCCAGCAGGTTGCCTTGGCGCTGCTGACCTACATGGAGGAACGGACCGAAGGCTTCCAGATTCTGGTGCGCGGGGAGTCGACGGCGGAGAGCGCATCCGGCGAGGCGACCCGGTATGGCAGCCTGCTCAACGATGCGATCAGCCAGGTGGAGCACATCCTTGCCGGCGACTTCGAGCGACGTGGCTTCGATCCGGCGCTCGCGCCGCTGTATGCACAGGCGCTGGTCGGCATGGTGTCGGTGACGGCGCAGTGGTGGCTCGACGTGCGAGAGCCGCCCAAGGAGGTCGTCGCGGCGCACCTGGTGAACCTGTGCTGGAACGGCCTGACGCGCTTGGAGGCGAATCCCGTCCTCGTCGGGCCCGACTACACCGAGCCGGATCCGGAGACCGTCGTGGTGGAAGTCGACGCCGAAGAATGA
- a CDS encoding GNAT family N-acetyltransferase, giving the protein MIRAATDADLAAVTEIYRHYVQNSTATWAFEAPDERWWRETLTTVSDDGLPFLVAEDESGVQGFAYLGTFRNRAGWQHTVEDTVYLREQAAGRGLGTRLLAALLEAADPVRVREVIAMISGDVEASIALHRRLGFRETGRLPGVGEKFGRTLDCVILQRPLIL; this is encoded by the coding sequence ATGATCCGGGCCGCGACGGACGCGGATCTGGCCGCGGTCACCGAGATCTACCGCCACTATGTCCAGAACTCGACGGCCACCTGGGCCTTCGAGGCTCCCGATGAACGATGGTGGCGCGAGACGCTCACCACCGTCAGCGACGACGGGTTGCCGTTCCTGGTCGCCGAAGACGAGTCCGGTGTGCAGGGCTTCGCGTACCTGGGGACCTTCCGGAATCGCGCAGGCTGGCAGCACACTGTGGAGGACACCGTCTATCTGCGCGAGCAGGCGGCGGGCCGCGGCCTCGGCACCCGTCTGCTGGCTGCTCTGCTGGAGGCCGCCGATCCGGTGAGAGTACGGGAAGTGATCGCGATGATCTCCGGCGACGTCGAAGCGTCGATCGCGCTGCACCGCAGGCTCGGGTTCCGCGAGACCGGGCGGCTGCCCGGCGTCGGGGAGAAGTTCGGCCGAACGCTCGACTGCGTCATCCTGCAGCGGCCGCTGATTCTCTGA